The window ACGAACCTCTTGAATTGTCTGGACGATAGACTTATATCAATTTCTTCTTATTCATCATAACCAGCATCTTCGGATACCTTGAGTATCAGCCCTTTGTCTCTCTTGGAGTCATCTTTCTTCAACTCCATTTTCCTTATCTCATATGTTCTCAAATTTCTAACAAGTTCATCTAGAGTGATTGTACTCAGTTCCTTTGCTTCCTGAATTGCAATGACTTTGCTTTTCTATGAGGCAAAGGGTATTCTGAGAAATTCTCTCACCGACTTCTCATATGTAAAAGTCTTTTCGAGTGATCTCAACTAATTTTTAATGATTGTGAACCTAGTGATCATATTTTATATTGGTTCAGAGTCTTTCATGGTGAATAGTTCATAATTTCTTAAGAGCATCTTAATTTTTTTGAGATGTTCCTTGATGTGAAGTTATCAAGATATCCTAAATCTCCTTTGCATCAGCGCATGCCGAAACTCTGTCATTCTCATGACGCCAAGCCACAAATAATCATTTTGCATTGGAATTTTGCCCCATGAGTTTCCGATCAATATCATTAAACTCACTTCATTCCTTAGGAACTTCTCTTACTCAGGCATCAAGCTTGATCGGGATATTTGGTCCATCAGGAATAATATTTCATAACTCGTAATCTTCAACCGTTAAGGATTTCTCTATCATAGCTTTCCACCACCTATAGTACTTTCCATTGAACAAAGAAGGACGTGTGGTCACATGACCCTCATTCATTCCTGGTGGTGTACTCATCTTGTGAATCTATCAAAGGTGTAAGCCTCATAATTGAGAGCCTACTCTAATAACAATTCTTAAAATTATGCACCACTTATAAACTAGAGGAACGATGAATGATGTATCGACCAATTGAAATTTCTACTAAAATTTTACGTTTTCCTCCTAACTTGGTTCTCAATCTGGTTCTTACAAGTCTTGTAATTAATAAATACGAAAAATAAAGAAGACAtgaattttatgtgaaaaacctCCTTGCTCACGGAAGTAAAAATTATGACCCAACTTtaagatttttctcaaaaacttcaCTAATAAAAACGAGCAGAATCAGGTTACAAAACGCTTTTAGAACCTAAGGGACTAAATCTAGTCACTCAACAACCTCCAATAAAACTGATCGTAGCTACTCACTCCAAAAGTAGATTCTTAGTCTAGAACAAACGATTGTCACTCAATGGTTCTTACAAGTAGCTTTAGATACATGCAAAGTAAGATTATAACTCAAAGTACCTAATACATgataaagacaaaataaactaaaatCGAATCAATCTCAATTTGTCTTGCTCTTGGTTCTTGCAAAGTTGCTGCTCACAAGAAGCTCTCAGATTTGTGTGTAGATGCGCAACCTGTGCAAAAATAAACTtgtactttatatatatatatatatatatatatatatatatatatatatatatatatatatatatatatatatatatggtagaCACGTAGGAATAGAAGAGTGTTCATTAAGTTGCACCAAATCTCTTTACCCTGGCAAATAAAGAAAGTAAAAAGATTTTCCTTCGATATTTTGAAGAAGTAAAATTTACATCCATAACTACTTCCTTAAATCTTGGCCTAAACTCAACTCATGAAAATCTGCTAAGATACCCTGATGTTATCACATGGCTGCTAGATCAGCATAGTATAAATATATCCTTGTCGGACGCGAAAGCGAATCCCATTCTCGCTAGAACTCTGAGTTGTACAAGAACCACGAGTGGACCCAAGGTTTGAGACTCAGCAGGTAACAAATTTGTTGATCATCAAAACTCGATTTCCAACGGGGGTTATCTAGAGACCACACATACTTATGTGGGAAAATAAGTTGAACCATATCAATGGCAGGTTATTGGATACCTAAACCAGATTGTAGTACATATTTGAGGTTCCTAGCATACCTTATCATATATACATATGGTGCTATAGTAGGTTTAGTCCTAATCGAATTAGTTGTTGATCGAACGTTAAGATGTATGCGTATTACTATGTAACCGCCTAGAGGGAAAGCCTTCTTAAGTTTAGAATATGGTACCTGTTTTAATTTCTTTTTGCGCACTTGAGTGCCAAACTGAGAAAATGATAAGGTCTAAGGGAAAGATTATGTACTTGATTAAGCATTTTATGCTAGTTTTCTCATGTTCACACttcaaagataattttttttattaaacgtTCATGTTTTCTGTAAAAATACTTGTCCTGTGTTTTAGAGAAGATCGATAATATTTAGTGAGTTTTGCGAAGATCGATAATATTTAGTGAGTTTTGCGCTTACTACCTCTCTCTACAAGTTAGAGCCCCACTTCTACTCTTTGGCGGTTAGCCCCATATCCTAGGCTCGGTTGCGGCATTTTTATAATTTCCTTTCTTTGGACGCTTAACGGGCGCCAATTCATTTTATATTATGAATTCTTTAGAAGCTCTTGATATCCTTCTGTTTTATGTAGAGTTTATGAGCTGTTTGTGATAGATGTTACATGTGAGTACTTCTCATATAATGATgtccatgggctatttgttgcaTACGTGTTTTATATTCTCTTGATAAAAGCTGCTGCATGATTGCATACGGGGCTGTCCGGTATTCCATTTGCAAATGTTTCATCGTATAAATGTTAAATGTTTGTCCTGATTTTCTTATTATATTTTGATTTCCTATCTCTTGAGGAAAGGgcaacatatttaccataattaaTTAAGTTTTCCTTTTCTTAGAAAGAAATTATAAATCTCTCATATTTTGCTAGTTTTTTTTCTTGTAGGAAAAAGGTTTGGAGTACTTCTATAAATTAAGGATCCTTATTTCTCATTCcgtagcatccacaatgtagccatataagacttgagagtcttgtttagggaaaaaactttacgggacaagtgttagtgtgtcacttgtctttgcctcttcgtgaggttgttctctcaatattttatattttcttatatatagtggattgctcatctccgcagtggacgtaggtcaattgaccgaaacacgttaaatgtttgtgtctcttttggtatatttctcttttgttgtctgatttatcaTCGTTCAAGATTTGCTTACCGGCTTTCGCGTGATACCTGATTATTTCGATCATAACAATAGAATCACTCGAAACTCCATTATGTATTTTATCCTCCTTTATCGTGTTGAAGGTAAATGTTCGCTTGACAAACGCGGGGCTCTATATAGTGCCGATCACGGCTATCTAATTTTGAGTTGCGACAATAATATAAATTCTAAATTGAAAGTTATCACTCTGATATTTTTGTAACAGAGTTTAAGTAAAAGTGAAAAGGACTGAAATGGAAATTCGTAACTTCAAAACTAATGCAATAGTTAAATCTGATAGCACATGAGCTAATGTGCTATATTGATTTTCTATTATTTACCAGATCTAGACCCAATCAAAGTATAATATGGCACATTAGTCCATGTGCTTTCATTGTATTTGCTGTATCGAAAAGAAAGTGTCAGAAACTCTTGAACTAATTTAATGCGGCAAGAACACTGTCTTCTATGATAAATTGATCTATAAAACCTAAAAAGACTTTGAAAAACATTATAAATAACGATTActatataattgattttgttgCAAAATGAATCAGCTAATTTTCTTATAGAAAGAATATTTGATAAGAAAAGAAGATCCAGGTTTATGCGGAGTTTGCTGATCAATCCGAATCCATACTTACAAGTTACAAAGCAAACAATAGGAACATGCTCCCACTTCCTTTTGCTATGAAAATAATGACCCACACCGTACCATGTGCTTCCTCCTTTAGTGCATATATAGACAACAATGCTAACCAGTTACTTAAACTCTcataagaagaaaaataaaagaaaagaaaaaaggataAGAAAAAGGGGAAAAACATTCAGGGACTTTTGGTCCCAATGTTATATATTGTCCTTCCATTTCAACTtattctcttcttttttcttttttgttttctttctattGAAACGTTCTCTCTTCATTTCGTGTTATAATCACTAGACACAAAGTTTAagagaattattttttaaaaatatattaaaaatacccTGAAAATTTATAGCTTTAAATATGTCATGGCATTTCTATGTTATAAAAACATGTTATTATAGGTAAATAAAATGTCTAAAGTAAGAAAGTGTCTTTTTATATAAAGGTATTAATTCTTTTTGGAATgtactaaaaattaaaaaaaaatcatataaaatGAAACAAAATGACACTTTTCATTTATTAAAAGTTAGATGGCTAATGTTTGAAATTGAATGGCACTAAATTAATTAATCTTTTATTTAAGTTTAATATTCAAAAGCTATACTAAAAAAATACTATAAGCGGTCCTTTCTCTCatattaaaagaagaaaaaaaaaagctatCCCTAATTATATTGCATTTGATGTGACGCTCTTTGATTTTATTAAAAACTGTACAATTTTATATCttaaaatttcttaactttaaaatttttatgttaCTCTAATAAGAATATATTACAAGCATAAAAATATTGTAAcatatatttaagattataagTGCTAAAGGTATTTTTGCCATGTAgcaaaaatcttctttttcttttttataactCGTGTCCagtcatataaaataaaataaagggagTACATGTTAAAAGTTGGACATGAAGTTGACTTGGTTTGAATATGTGTCAACCAATTTAATACGAAGAAAATGTGTATATAACAATTCCGTTCATATCCCTTCCACTTTCATATTCTTAGTTCATAGCTTctgcttttattttattttattttattttattataagcaGCTTTAGAAAAGTTAGAGAAAATCACAGCTCTTCATTTTAGTAGAGAGATGGGACTCACAGGAACGTTCTTGGTGACTCTCATTGTAGTGGCCGTTGCCTTTCCCGTTAATAGCTGCTCGACGGAGGACATAGCGGCATTGCTAGATTTCAAGGCAGCTCTTAACGAGCCTTACTTGGGCATCTTCAACACTTGGACAGGCACCAATTGCTCGGATTGGTATGGAATAAGCTGTGACCCCATTACACAACGAGTTGCCAATATTGTCCTCCGAGGCGAATCCGAAGATCCAATCTTTGAGAAAGCCGGACGTTCTGGTTACATGACAGGTAGAAATGGATTTAGAATTTGAATTTAATAGATTCACGATTTTGAAGTGCTTCAACATTATTGAAATCGCCACTTAATGTTTACACTATTTTTGTTTCATTGGCTCGATCATCTATTTAATTTCAAGAAATTTAGATGTTCTAGTTACATGATAGGTACATAGCGGACCTATAGTTTAAATTTAACCATTATTCATGGTTTTGAGATGTTTGAAAATACAAGTTCACAGCTTAATATGTACACTATTTACTTAATACTCACAGTATTTCTCTATTTTTCACATTCTTATTTATTATATGTGCCAAATAATATTTACTGTATTTTCTAACACTACAGATTCGACTATGATGACAGGTTCTCTCTCTCCATCTCTCTGTAAGCTTGACATGCTCACTactcttgttgttgctgattggAAGGACATCAGTGGTGAGATTCCAACTTGCCTCGCTTCGCTTCAGAACCTTCGTATTCTTGACCTCATCGGAAACAAAATCTCTGGCGAAATTCCATCAGACATTGGTCAACTGAGTGAACTCACAATCCTTAAACTTAGTGACAATCAAATTTCTGGCTCTATTCCTCCTTCTATTGTCAACCATGGAAAATTAATCCACCTCGATCTCAGCAACAACATGCTCATTGGAGAAATCCCATCGGATATTGGAAAAATTAGCATGTTGAGCCGAGCAATAGTGAACAATAACCAAATTTCTGGTTCAATCCCGACTTCAATAGCAAAACTTTACCGGTTAGTCGATCTGGATTTATCAACGAACCAAATTTCCGGTTCAATACCGGCTGAGTTAGGTTCCATGCCGGTTCTCACAGTTCTAAACTTAGACAGCAACCAGATCTCGGGTTCAATCCCTACGAATCTACTTACTAACTCGGGATTAAACATTCTCAACTTAAGTCGAAATTCTTTAGAGGGGATTTTACCTGATATTTTCGTTCCAACAACGTATTTTACACACCTGGATTTATCGTACAACAACCTTGGAAGTTCGATTCCTAAAACGTTGTCATCTGCTAAGTACGTTGGCCATTTGGACTTGAGCAACAACCACCTTTGTGGATCTATTCCTGAAGGATCTTTTTTCAACTCCCTGGAGGCTTCATCCTTCTCTAACAACGATTGTTTGTGTGGATCGCCTTTACTTTCATgttaatatttttgatttttctgtttTGAGATTTTATTGTTTTTAATTAACCAGAATGATGGTTGATAACACATGATTGGTTTCTGTATTATGGTTTCATTTAAGAATAAACAAGAAAATGTTGAAAGAGGACTTTTTTTTATGCTGCGGTTCCTTCATTTACGAAGACAACGATAACAACTGTTCAGCCGCTAGACtttttagagcccgtttggattatcAGCGATCGTAAATAGCTGATAAGTTTGTAGTGTTGAAAAGTTTTTTTAAGTGTTAAAATTGATTTTTACAAAGTTTTTACATGTTTGGATAGAAGTGATGaaactgatttttaaaataagcatttacgtgtttggatagaaatgatgaaactgataataagcagttgatgtgTTTGATTAAAAAGTGTTGATAAgctattctttttttaaaataactaaaatacCCTTGAATTTTTTTTAGAAGATTATAaatttctttgtaaagaaaagaatAATAACGAATATAGAATGAAGAAAAAGTCAAGAAATTTATTTTaggaaaagtattttgtaaattagaaaatattattaaggataaactagtaaaaatgttggtcaaactaaaagtgttTATAAGCTGAAAAGTCATAAGTTGGGGGGTGACCAGCTTATGattgattttagcttataagtaCTTGACTTATAAGCAAGGCCGGCTCTAAAAGTATGGTGGGTAAGGCATGTGCCTTAGGCCCCCAATTTTGAGGGATTCCATTTTTcagaaataatatatattttataggtatttaaaaaaataatatgtaaTAATACTTTTGTGTTTTTCATGTAAATGGAAAGAAAACCTTTTAGagtaaataaattaaaattttgactTACTTAAAAATGATAGATGAATAATTTTCAATTTGAGTTGATTTAATAATTCTATTTTTTACTCCTTTTCCAATGTTTCAATCTTAATCTTCATATTCCATAACCTACATATCTTCTTCCTTTCTCTTTATTCTTGCTCACCTTCTTGAAttctttcttcaatatttttttctttctccaaAGTTTTATTTTTCACCTTCTTTCTCCAAAATTTTATTAGTCCAAGTGTTCAATAATATTATTAAGATTCCAATAGTTCTATATTTCTATTACtttataaaaaatatagtatagttttcAAGATTTACAGCAAGAATTTTGAAGTAGACAAGCAACAACTAGATATTTTGAATTCAAAGTtttcattcttcaaatttcctGAATCAGTAATCGGATAATATCtttctagtattatttttatttggtatttggtatttcaTTAATTTTACTCCATACatatcatttaatttttttttttaaat is drawn from Nicotiana tomentosiformis chromosome 12, ASM39032v3, whole genome shotgun sequence and contains these coding sequences:
- the LOC104087796 gene encoding DNA damage-repair/toleration protein DRT100-like; protein product: MGLTGTFLVTLIVVAVAFPVNSCSTEDIAALLDFKAALNEPYLGIFNTWTGTNCSDWYGISCDPITQRVANIVLRGESEDPIFEKAGRSGYMTGSLSPSLCKLDMLTTLVVADWKDISGEIPTCLASLQNLRILDLIGNKISGEIPSDIGQLSELTILKLSDNQISGSIPPSIVNHGKLIHLDLSNNMLIGEIPSDIGKISMLSRAIVNNNQISGSIPTSIAKLYRLVDLDLSTNQISGSIPAELGSMPVLTVLNLDSNQISGSIPTNLLTNSGLNILNLSRNSLEGILPDIFVPTTYFTHLDLSYNNLGSSIPKTLSSAKYVGHLDLSNNHLCGSIPEGSFFNSLEASSFSNNDCLCGSPLLSC